The segment CAGCGCGCAGGTCAGCACGATCGGCGTCCCGGCCGTGAGCAGGCCGACCGCGGCCATCGCCACAGCCATCACCAGCGTGGAGACCACCAGTACCGGTCGGAAGCCGAACCGGTTGAGCAGGGGTGTGGTGGCCGGCTTGATGCCGATGTTGCCCACGAAGATGAACAGCACCACCGCGCCGGACTTGACCGCGCTCCAGGCGAAGACGTTCTGGAACAGCAGCGGCATCAGGAAGGGGCCGGCGCCGACGACGATCCAGAACAGCGAGCCGCCGCTGACCGAGGCGCGCAGCGTGGCGATGCGCAGGACCCTGAGATTCACGAGCGGCGCCTCGGTGCGCAGCAGGTGCCGGGTGGCCGCGGCGAGCAGTGCGGCCGACACCACGGCGGTGGCGGTGGCCGTGCCCCAGGAGATGTGGGCGTCGGAGAACAGGTGCGCGGCGTAGGTGAGGCCGCCGAGGCCAGCGCAGGTGAGGACGACGCCGAGCCGGTCCAGGCGCGGCGGGTGCTGCGTCGGCGTGGTCTCGACGAGGCGCCAGGCGACGGTGAAGGCGACGACGCCCAGCGGGATGTTGATGCCGAACATCCAGGGCCAGGAGGCGTAGGTGGTGATCAGTCCGCCGGCCAGCGGGGCCACGACCGGCGCCATCAGCCCGGGCCACACGATGTAGGCCATGAGCCGCATCAGGTCGGACTTCTCGGCGCCGGCCAGCACGATCAGCCGGCCCACCGGGACCATCATCGCCCCGCCGAAGCCCTGCAGCACCCGCATGGCGATCAGCACCGGCAGGGTGGTGCTCAGCGCGCATCCCAGCGAGGCGGCGGTGAACACGGCGATCGCGGTCAGGAACACCGGCCGGGTGCCCCAGCGCCGGGTGAGCCAGCCGCTCAGCGGTATCAGCGCGGCGAAAGTGAGCAGGAAGGAGGTGATGACCAGTCCGATGGCGGCGGAGCTGACGTGCAGCGAGCGAGCCATCCGCGGGGCGGCGGTGGTGACGATGGTGCCGTCGAGCATCTCCATGAAGAAGCACCCGGCGACCAGCAGGGCTTTGCTGCGGTGTGGCTTGTCGATCATGCGTGGTGCCTTCTGTACGGGGCCAGGCGGAAGCCCGGGCGATGGCTCCAGAGTAGACGCAACGTTGCGTCTACTCAAGCCTGCCCGACTTCGGCAGCCCGGCAGCCCGGCGGCCCCGCGGCCCGTACGGCGACCCCGCCGCCCTCCTCAGCCCGCGGCCGACCCCGCCAGCAGCTTCCCGAGCACGTCGACGGCCCCCGGCAGCTCCCGCCGCAGGCTCACCAGATCCAGTCCCTGGTCGCCGACGACGGCCAGCAGCGTGTGGTCCCCGACCGCGGCGAACACGACGTGCCCGCCGGCCGCGCGGACGACCGATTCCCGCAGACCCCCGAGCCCGAGATGCGCGGCGGTGCGCGAGCCCAGCGCCATGCTCGCCGCGCACAGCGCCGCGAGCGATTCCTGCTCGCCGGAATCGCTGTCGGAGGCGACGAGCAGGCCGTCGGCGGTGGAGATGATGCTGTCGGTGATGCCCACGACCTTCTCGCGCAGAGCTTGGAGTTCGCTGACGAGGGCGGTGGACGATGACGGTGGCTTCACAGCATGCTCCTCGGCATGTGCAGCCGTGCGGCTGAACGTCGCGCGGCCGATGTGGCGGTCGGCGGGTGACAGGTTCGGAAACGGTCAGGGAAGACGTTTGAGGACGTCCAGGAGATGGCGCACCGTCTGGTCGGTCGGCGGTGTCACGCTGTGCATGCCGAGGCCCGGTTTCTCGGCCGTGCGCGGTACGCGGCGTGGCAGGAGGGGATCGCGTGTCGCAAGCGGGTCTGTGTCGTCGGCTTCGTGGTCCGTGTCACTCATGAACTGTCCTTCCCTTCTGTGGTTTCACTTCCTGCCCCGTTCTCGCCGTGCCGGTCGCGGCGCGTCCGGCGCGGCAGTATGTGCGTCCCGCCCGCCTGGACCTCCGCCGGCGTCGTGACGCGTGCGGTGATCGGCAGTGCCGCGGTGCGGGGCGCCTCCCATTCCACGAGGCGCCGCGCCCGCAGGCGGGCGATGTCCTGCATCGCCGGGAAGACGCCGCAGCCCAGGAAGAACGCGATGTCCCGCGGCGTCCGCCGGCCGTTGGCGGCCAGCAGGACGGCCTGCTGGCGCGTGCTGAGTGCTCCCGGATCGATCCGCGCGGCCGGCCGGCACCGGACCGCGGCCAGCTCGGCCAGGGGCGCGCCCCAGGCCTGAGTCAGGGCATTGATGCGGCGGGTGGTCTCCTCCGCGAGCGCGCGCGGCGACTCCCCGGGACAGGTCACCAATTCCGGTGGTACCGCGGCCTCGTGCACCGTCCAGCCCTCCGCCGGACTGAGCGCCATGGCGAAGGCGGCGTCGTACACGGCCGCGATGCACACGGCCTCGAGTTCCCCGTGGCCGATCAGGCCGCGTCCGGTGAGGACGGCGTTCAGATCGACGTCGGCGGCCTCTCCTGCCGTCGCGCGCTGCGTGACGGCAGCGGCCCAGCCCGCCTCGTCGATACGCCCCGAGCGGATGAGAAGCGTCTCGACGGACGGGGCGTTCGGCGTGTCCACCGCGATGACCAGCCCGCGCCGCAGATGGATCGTTCCGCCCGGCGACCCCGACACCTCGACCGCGCCCGTGAAGTCCTCGGCCAGGAGCTTCACCAGCAGTGCCGGGACGTTCCGCGGCGCGGGCGAAGGCGCGGGCGCGGCCGCGTGCGCAGGCGCGGCGACACCGGACGCCGAAGCCGGGACGCTCATATCAGGATGCTCCCCGCGAGGTCGGCGGCCTCCCGGACGGCCAGGGCGAGGTTCGACCGCTCGCGGTCCAGGGCCAGCACCACGACGGCGGTGTTCATCGGCGCGCGGCTGGGCACCGGGTGCAGCACCTCGTGCAGCCGGCTGCCGGTGACCACGACGCTCTCCAGCTCACCGGGTGCCCCGGCCTCGTGCAGACCCTCGGTGATCAGGGCGATGAGTTCGGCGATCTCGTGGGGCCGGCCGACTCCTGAGAAGTCCCCCGCCGAGCGGTATGCCAGACCCGTGACCTCATCCACCAATGCAGCCCCGATCACTCCAGGAGATTCACACGCTGCGGAGAGCGACATTTCGAGTCTGGGCACCGGAACCCCTTCACTTCGCGATATGTGCCACGTTACTTTAGTCGTCCGCAAGCGCGACGGGCGAGCTCGGATCCTTATGCATGCGAGATCGTGATCAACGGCCGTGAACAGAATTCCGGAGTGAGGAAGTCCCATGAACATCGAAGGCGCACTGAAAGAAGCCATGACGGTCGACGGTGCCCTCGGGGTGGCCCTGGTCGACTACGAGAGCGGCATGGCGCTCGGCTTCCTGGGCGGCGGCCCGGCGCTGGACCTGGAGGTCGCCGCCGCGGGGAACACCGAGGTGGTGCGAGCCAAGATGCGCACGCTGGCCCGGCTCGGGCTCAACGAGACGGTCGAGGACATCCTCATCACCCTGTCCGGCCAGTACCACGTGATCCGCCTGCTCCAGAGCAGCGGCGGCACGTTGTTCCTGTACCTGGCGCTGGACCGCTCCCGCGCGAACCTGGCCCTGGCCCGGCACGAGCTCAAGCGCATCGGTTCGCTCATCGAGGCCTGAACAGCGAGGCCTGAACAGCAAGGCCTGAACAACTTAGAGGGCGCATGGCGAACGGGGATATCCCCGATGAATGACGCGAAATAATCGACCCTGTTGTCGCCTTCTGCGAGCCGATTGTCGGCCGGGCCCGCCCGGATGGAACCCCGAGTGCAATAGGCGGGGAGAACCCCGGTGCCGGGCCTTTTCGCACGGTCCTGATATAACGTTCCGTATGAGCCGAGCGATCGGAACGTCCGGGACCGCCGTGGTCGTCGGCATAGGCGAACCCGTCGGCCGCGCGGTGGCCTGCGCGCTGCTCGCGGCCGGCTACCGGGTCGCGGCCTCGGCGGACGAGCCGGCCGTGCTGGACGAGGCCAGGGCGGCTTTCACGCCGGTCCACGGCGATGCTTTCGAGCCGCTGCTCGGCCACGCCGACAACCCGGCGCTGGCGGACTGGGCCATCGGGGAGTACCGCCCGGACCTTCTTGTCCTGCTCGCCGGCGCGGACGAGACCGCCGCGGCGCAGGCCGCCTTCCTGTGGTGCCGCGAGGTGTTCACGGGCCTGCTCGCGAACAGCACGACGATCGTCGTCTCCGGCCACCGCGCGGTGCGGGACCTCGTCGCGGACGCGGCAGGCCAGTCGGAGGCGGCCCCGCGGTTCGGAATCAGGTTCCTGCATCAGGACACCGCCGCGACGGTCGAGGAGACCGTCGCGGCGGTGTTGACTGAAGCAGGACTCTGAACTCTGACGAGCCAGGAGCGGAGGCCGGAAGCCGGAAGCCCAAAGCGGGAAGCCCAAAGCCGGAAGCCCAGCCTCGCCCCCCGCCGGTGTTACGGAAGCACCTGGACCGTGTCCCCGACCGGCCGCTCGCCGGTCGCGTCCGAGGTGTTGTTGACCAGCTGACCGTCCACGGCCATCGCGGTGGAACCGCCGCCGTCCAGGTTCAACGCCTGCACCGCGCCCAGCGAGCGCATGAACTCGGCCTCCTCGTACAGCGTGAAGCCCTCGCTGCCGGCGGTCAGCCGGCCGTCGACGGTCACCAGGATCAGGTCGCCGCAGGCGTCGACGCCTGCGATCGTGCGCGGCTGGCGCGCGTTGGCCCACTGGTAGTTGTACGACAGGTCGCGCGGGTCGACGACGCCCTCGGTGGCCGCGTCGATGTCGATCCGTCCGTCGCGCACCAGCACCGGCGCGGCGCTGACGACGCTGTCCCCGGCGCCCAGGTGCAGCCGCCGGCCGGTCGAGGCGTCGGCCACCGACTCGTCCACGGTGAGCCGGTGCCCGACCACGGCGTGCGCGCTCAGCCAGCCGGCCGAGCTGCCGATGCCCTGCAGCACACTGCCGCCGGCCGGGACCGAGCCGCCGCGGGCGCCGACAGAGAGGACCTTGCCGGAGCCGTCGAGCACGACCTGCGTGCCGGCGCCGCCGGGCAGCGCGGCCGCGAACTCCGGCGTGAACAGCACCAGGTCGTCGGCCTCGGTGCAGGTGATGTCCTGCACAGGGTGCGTCGTGGGCAGCGAGCCGGTACGGCCGCAGTCGCGCA is part of the Catenulispora sp. MAP5-51 genome and harbors:
- a CDS encoding MFS transporter, encoding MIDKPHRSKALLVAGCFFMEMLDGTIVTTAAPRMARSLHVSSAAIGLVITSFLLTFAALIPLSGWLTRRWGTRPVFLTAIAVFTAASLGCALSTTLPVLIAMRVLQGFGGAMMVPVGRLIVLAGAEKSDLMRLMAYIVWPGLMAPVVAPLAGGLITTYASWPWMFGINIPLGVVAFTVAWRLVETTPTQHPPRLDRLGVVLTCAGLGGLTYAAHLFSDAHISWGTATATAVVSAALLAAATRHLLRTEAPLVNLRVLRIATLRASVSGGSLFWIVVGAGPFLMPLLFQNVFAWSAVKSGAVVLFIFVGNIGIKPATTPLLNRFGFRPVLVVSTLVMAVAMAAVGLLTAGTPIVLTCALVLVTGIARSVALTAFSTVAFSDVAPQEMPDANAISATAFQMSAGLAIAVSTIALRAGGPLGHLLPGTPSARTAYTVAFLILALFSLSVTITALRMHRDAGARVRSVRAAVARP
- a CDS encoding roadblock/LC7 domain-containing protein, with product MKPPSSSTALVSELQALREKVVGITDSIISTADGLLVASDSDSGEQESLAALCAASMALGSRTAAHLGLGGLRESVVRAAGGHVVFAAVGDHTLLAVVGDQGLDLVSLRRELPGAVDVLGKLLAGSAAG